Proteins encoded within one genomic window of Dyadobacter chenhuakuii:
- a CDS encoding baeRF7 domain-containing protein codes for MGKDQSGGFHPPKGKPSTINKVEGLGISNAPAEKLDEFLELDNKYVEDDLTLDPSLPIRHPNRNTSKGENSFKGKENKPESDKTAELSIDDENKTEPEELPQVLDKELFIELASYQAPCCVTMYIPTHKSGVEVNEKKDLINFKNALQDVSKRLADREIPQAVIEQMLTPGYELLQNDTFWAGMNEGLAVFISEGYFRYIKMPVAPENELMCEKSFYVSPLIPIMASKEHFFLLVISKQKCKLFRADAFGMEYINVPDLPEEMMDVKRISEKDASTVRVANSSGGGANFHGMGGGNPDEKANIATYFEHVDDILYKQILHTENVPLLLAGVEYLIPIYKSVCDYHNVCSESITGSHEHDDKYELYKLAKEIMLPYFEQPLDKALTIFANQSATELTSSSPNEIIPAAYYGRISHIFVKKANHIWGTFDENSNELTLGDSESADSEDLLDEALIKTIQNGGEVYVLDEDKMPAESPVAAVFRY; via the coding sequence ATGGGAAAAGATCAATCAGGTGGATTTCATCCGCCCAAAGGAAAACCTTCAACCATTAACAAAGTGGAGGGATTAGGAATTTCCAATGCGCCAGCTGAGAAGTTGGATGAGTTTTTGGAATTGGATAATAAATATGTCGAAGACGACCTGACCCTGGATCCGTCGCTGCCGATCCGGCACCCGAACAGGAACACCTCAAAAGGCGAAAATTCTTTCAAGGGTAAGGAAAATAAGCCTGAAAGTGATAAAACAGCCGAACTTTCGATAGATGACGAGAATAAAACTGAGCCCGAAGAGCTTCCGCAGGTGCTTGATAAAGAGTTGTTTATTGAGCTAGCCAGTTATCAGGCGCCCTGCTGCGTTACCATGTACATTCCTACCCATAAGTCGGGTGTGGAAGTGAACGAGAAAAAGGATTTGATTAATTTCAAAAATGCTCTTCAGGATGTTTCAAAACGATTGGCTGATAGGGAAATTCCTCAGGCGGTAATCGAACAAATGCTGACGCCAGGTTATGAGCTGCTGCAAAACGATACATTTTGGGCTGGCATGAACGAAGGGCTCGCAGTCTTCATTTCGGAGGGCTATTTCAGGTATATTAAAATGCCGGTTGCTCCCGAAAACGAGCTGATGTGCGAAAAAAGCTTCTACGTCTCCCCGTTGATCCCGATCATGGCCAGCAAAGAGCATTTCTTCCTGCTCGTCATCAGCAAGCAGAAATGCAAGTTGTTCAGAGCGGATGCATTTGGAATGGAATACATCAATGTGCCCGACCTGCCCGAGGAAATGATGGACGTGAAACGGATTTCCGAAAAAGATGCGAGCACGGTTCGTGTAGCAAACAGCTCGGGAGGCGGCGCCAATTTTCACGGAATGGGCGGAGGCAATCCGGACGAGAAAGCCAACATTGCCACCTATTTCGAGCATGTGGATGATATTTTGTACAAACAAATATTGCATACCGAGAATGTGCCGCTTCTCCTGGCCGGGGTGGAATATCTGATCCCGATCTACAAATCCGTTTGCGACTACCATAATGTATGCAGCGAATCCATAACGGGCAGCCATGAGCACGATGATAAGTATGAGCTGTACAAATTGGCCAAGGAAATCATGTTGCCTTATTTCGAGCAACCATTGGACAAAGCGCTGACGATCTTCGCCAATCAGTCGGCTACGGAACTTACTTCATCGTCTCCCAACGAAATCATTCCCGCAGCTTATTACGGCAGGATATCCCACATTTTCGTAAAAAAGGCAAATCACATTTGGGGCACATTTGATGAAAATTCGAACGAGCTCACACTTGGTGATTCAGAAAGTGCCGACTCGGAAGACTTGCTGGACGAAGCATTGATTAAGACGATTCAGAACGGTGGCGAAGTGTATGTGTTGGACGAGGATAAAATGCCCGCCGAATCGCCTGTTGCGGCGGTGTTCAGATATTAG
- a CDS encoding site-specific integrase, which produces MAISTKFVLRKKQESAEDQFAIMLQIIIDRKNLLVSTRRYSGEKEWQPKSQSVSKIHPKHKEINLLLRTIESEVDFMIISFGKQGKRPSFEDVKALVKKLTGGQTEGEKKKLFVLFEEHIAKLRSLNRLGSAESYVSTLKSLKNFTNQKDPDILSIGLSFLNKYENWLIDRGCSIVTRSFYLRTFRTLWKAGIKEKYYPETHYPFKDFSFSKYNNPRTKKRAITRDQIELIASAVIDPENDSLINSRNYFLFSFYCRGLNFTDLAELKWTNIVDEELHYVRSKTKEEFRFRLHPAAIQILEYYRDLKGNSDAGYLFPILYKRHATIQSIRDRKKKILTRVNKQIKELGISLGILKPITTYVARHSYATALRRNGISKETIGRSLGHDSLKTTDIYLEDIGDPLLDELINSTI; this is translated from the coding sequence ATGGCTATTTCAACCAAGTTTGTCCTAAGAAAGAAACAAGAATCAGCGGAAGATCAGTTTGCGATAATGCTTCAAATAATTATCGACAGAAAGAACCTGCTGGTTAGTACAAGGAGATATTCGGGTGAAAAGGAATGGCAGCCTAAATCTCAATCTGTAAGCAAAATACATCCAAAACATAAGGAAATCAACCTTTTGCTTAGGACGATAGAGTCAGAAGTTGATTTTATGATAATTTCCTTTGGCAAACAAGGCAAACGTCCATCGTTCGAAGATGTCAAGGCTCTGGTAAAAAAGCTGACCGGAGGCCAAACGGAAGGCGAGAAGAAGAAGCTCTTTGTACTTTTCGAAGAACATATCGCCAAGCTTCGTAGTTTGAACCGGTTGGGAAGCGCAGAGTCCTATGTTTCAACTTTGAAAAGCCTAAAAAATTTTACAAACCAAAAGGACCCAGATATCTTGTCAATTGGGCTTTCATTTTTGAATAAGTATGAGAACTGGCTGATTGACAGGGGTTGCTCTATAGTTACGAGAAGTTTTTACTTGAGAACATTCCGTACACTTTGGAAAGCTGGGATCAAGGAAAAGTATTACCCTGAAACACATTATCCGTTTAAGGACTTTTCATTTTCTAAGTATAATAATCCTCGCACCAAGAAAAGGGCTATAACCAGGGATCAGATTGAACTGATTGCATCTGCGGTGATAGATCCTGAAAACGACTCCTTAATCAATTCGAGAAATTACTTCCTTTTCAGCTTTTATTGCAGGGGATTAAATTTTACTGACTTGGCTGAACTCAAATGGACTAACATCGTAGACGAAGAGCTTCACTATGTAAGATCTAAAACCAAGGAGGAGTTCAGGTTTCGATTGCATCCAGCAGCAATTCAGATCTTAGAATACTACAGAGATTTGAAGGGGAATAGCGATGCTGGCTATTTATTCCCCATTCTTTATAAGCGGCATGCAACTATCCAGTCCATCCGAGATCGTAAGAAGAAAATACTCACACGAGTAAACAAGCAAATTAAAGAACTTGGAATATCCCTTGGTATCTTAAAACCAATAACCACCTACGTGGCCAGGCACTCATATGCAACAGCTCTCCGCAGGAATGGCATATCAAAGGAAACCATCGGTCGAAGCCTGGGGCATGATAGCCTTAAGACGACAGATATCTATTTAGAAGACATCGGTGATCCGTTGTTAGATGAATTGATCAACTCAACAATCTAG
- a CDS encoding plasmid mobilization protein, translated as MEKTEIKDPKPYNPKGGRPPKKVKRQSQLMVRLTETERFLIEEKARDAGMKPSAWLRQSAKKAKVLARLKPDDLKYLRTLTGTANNLNQLTHLAHKEGLTFIRQSCKELLLQIDLILKKLSRGDR; from the coding sequence ATGGAAAAGACAGAAATCAAAGACCCAAAGCCCTATAATCCCAAAGGCGGCAGGCCACCTAAAAAAGTAAAAAGGCAGAGCCAGCTGATGGTTAGGCTGACAGAAACCGAGCGTTTCTTGATTGAAGAGAAAGCGAGGGATGCAGGCATGAAACCAAGCGCCTGGCTGCGGCAATCGGCTAAGAAAGCGAAAGTTTTAGCCAGGTTAAAACCTGATGACCTTAAATATCTCAGGACACTTACAGGCACGGCCAACAACCTAAACCAGCTCACGCACCTTGCACATAAGGAAGGCCTGACATTCATCCGGCAATCCTGCAAGGAGCTGCTTTTACAAATCGATTTGATCCTGAAAAAGCTAAGCAGAGGTGATCGGTAA
- a CDS encoding toprim domain-containing protein: MTCEQARENSIVELLQNCNIHPHYVRGQDHWYLSPLRDEKTPSFKVNAKLNLYYDHGSGQGGDIIDLGRQLFQCDTKALLQKLGSEHLLFHPQQSVERNAYIDRNVTPETKQSAIQITSTKDLDSNVAISQYLQNRGIDLSIAREYCKEVYYQVGDKSYYAAGFENRSGGYELRSSHFKGSSSPKDITHINSGHKSVCVLEGFMDFLSLLTLRKHMPVQSDFLVLNSVSLADRSLDILKDYRTAFIYPDRDEAGKKLMEKYQDAGLNCVDSSGIYHNHKDLNELLMASKSPEKQIKKQQIFKKSGGLHL, translated from the coding sequence ATGACTTGTGAACAAGCCAGGGAGAATTCCATTGTCGAACTCCTGCAAAACTGTAACATCCATCCCCACTACGTCCGCGGTCAGGACCATTGGTATCTCTCGCCTTTACGCGACGAGAAGACGCCGTCTTTCAAGGTCAATGCGAAGTTGAACCTATACTATGACCACGGCAGCGGCCAGGGAGGCGATATCATCGACTTGGGCCGTCAGCTTTTCCAATGCGATACAAAAGCATTGCTGCAAAAACTTGGGTCTGAACATTTGTTGTTTCACCCGCAACAGTCCGTTGAACGGAATGCGTATATAGATAGGAACGTTACGCCTGAAACCAAACAATCGGCAATCCAGATAACAAGCACAAAGGATTTGGATAGTAACGTCGCTATCAGCCAATACCTACAAAATCGCGGCATTGACCTCTCTATTGCCCGGGAATATTGCAAGGAAGTTTACTACCAGGTTGGAGATAAGAGCTACTATGCCGCAGGGTTTGAAAACCGCTCAGGAGGTTATGAGCTTAGAAGCTCACACTTCAAGGGCTCATCATCCCCAAAGGACATTACCCATATCAATAGCGGGCACAAGTCAGTGTGTGTATTGGAGGGCTTCATGGATTTCCTTTCCCTTTTAACACTGCGAAAACACATGCCGGTCCAAAGCGATTTTCTCGTGCTCAATTCCGTCAGTCTGGCAGACCGAAGCTTGGATATTCTCAAAGATTACCGGACCGCTTTCATTTATCCAGACCGGGACGAAGCAGGAAAAAAGCTGATGGAAAAATATCAGGATGCAGGGCTAAACTGCGTGGACTCCTCGGGTATTTATCATAACCACAAGGATCTAAATGAGCTTCTGATGGCAAGCAAATCGCCGGAAAAACAGATCAAAAAGCAGCAGATTTTTAAAAAGTCTGGCGGGCTGCATTTGTAA
- a CDS encoding helix-turn-helix domain-containing protein — MSTTVLVSLNDQQFADLIESSLRKVLETKPATVTDTSDTLLDTKEAAVLTKYKETSIYGLVKRKKIPFCKMEGKLLFSRKELLEWIANGQQKTVGSHER; from the coding sequence ATGAGCACAACAGTTTTAGTCTCATTAAATGATCAGCAATTCGCTGACCTGATTGAATCCTCACTGCGAAAGGTTTTAGAGACAAAACCTGCGACGGTTACAGACACCAGCGACACGCTTCTTGATACAAAAGAGGCGGCAGTACTTACGAAGTACAAGGAGACTTCAATATATGGGCTGGTGAAAAGAAAGAAGATCCCTTTCTGCAAAATGGAAGGTAAACTCCTTTTCTCCCGTAAGGAGCTCCTGGAATGGATAGCGAACGGACAACAAAAAACCGTAGGTAGCCATGAAAGATGA
- a CDS encoding relaxase/mobilization nuclease domain-containing protein, whose product MIGKVTIGSSFGGVIRYAMEKQDAILLLAEGVRTGEVQAMIQDFNMQRNVSPDLTKAVGHISLSWSKEDAARLSPEIMRQRALEYMEKMKITGTQFILVEHREKNQPHLHIIYNRVDNEGKTITDRFQKERNRKICKKITLRYGYHLGKGKQQVNRQQLKGADKVRYELYDSIKLASANAVSWNELTATLERQGIVTTFKYKSGTSEIQGVSFAKDDLQFKGSKIDRSLSFGKLDALIRQNHKLAMVQQFRKQPGYVPNHPEGRFRAATLSQQIPDDRILDDLLRPVQQYDQQSSNPSKKKKRKKYLGQSL is encoded by the coding sequence GTGATCGGTAAGGTAACAATTGGTAGCAGTTTTGGTGGCGTGATCAGGTATGCTATGGAAAAGCAGGATGCAATTTTGCTATTGGCGGAAGGTGTGAGAACAGGTGAAGTACAGGCTATGATCCAAGATTTTAACATGCAAAGGAACGTAAGCCCGGACTTAACAAAAGCTGTCGGGCATATCTCGCTGAGCTGGAGTAAGGAAGATGCCGCTAGACTATCGCCTGAGATTATGAGGCAGCGTGCATTGGAATACATGGAAAAGATGAAGATCACCGGAACGCAGTTTATTCTGGTTGAGCATCGGGAGAAAAATCAACCGCATCTGCATATTATCTACAACCGGGTGGATAACGAAGGCAAGACGATCACAGACCGGTTTCAAAAAGAAAGGAACCGCAAGATCTGCAAGAAGATCACGCTCAGATACGGATATCATTTGGGTAAGGGCAAACAGCAAGTTAACCGGCAGCAGTTGAAAGGGGCAGACAAAGTCAGATATGAATTATATGATTCAATCAAATTGGCAAGTGCTAACGCTGTCAGTTGGAATGAGTTGACCGCAACGCTGGAAAGACAAGGCATCGTGACAACTTTCAAATACAAATCGGGCACAAGTGAGATCCAAGGTGTCAGCTTCGCCAAAGACGATCTGCAATTTAAAGGATCAAAGATCGATCGTAGTTTAAGCTTTGGCAAACTGGATGCGTTGATCCGGCAGAACCATAAATTGGCGATGGTGCAGCAGTTTCGAAAGCAGCCAGGATATGTGCCCAACCACCCAGAAGGAAGATTTCGGGCAGCAACCCTCTCACAGCAGATCCCGGACGATCGAATACTTGATGACTTGCTCCGACCAGTTCAGCAATATGACCAGCAGAGTTCGAATCCATCAAAAAAGAAGAAACGTAAAAAATACTTAGGACAAAGCTTATGA
- a CDS encoding primase-helicase family protein, producing MKDEPLYLRIGTSYFKQVNRPLSSGDSMTTLIPWSAECIRLDHSRDYLKDRVECYDGFCFVPSHLDYQQKVGGFYNRYQPFQHVARQGDASTVFHFLKHIFGEQIEMGYDYFKILLERPTQILPILCLVSEERGTGKTTFLHFVKSIFGENMTINSNEDFRSNFNIEWAQKLVIGVDETFLDRKEDSERIKNLSTARFYKVEAKGVDRQETEFFGKFILCSNNEDHFIIAEPGEIRYWVRKVPPLKSDNHKLLNELRSEIPFFIHFLSSRDFAHPNRTRMWFTPEQIATQALKKLLNQNRNKLEVEIAHILLTICDEKDLDELRFCTGDVQDWLIRSMCDTKTWCKLNGFCKMPGNLPRRKTH from the coding sequence ATGAAAGATGAACCGCTTTATCTCCGCATCGGCACCAGCTACTTTAAACAGGTGAACCGTCCTTTATCTTCCGGAGATTCGATGACGACCTTAATTCCCTGGTCAGCCGAATGCATCCGGCTGGACCATAGCCGTGATTATCTGAAAGACCGGGTTGAATGTTACGATGGCTTTTGCTTCGTTCCAAGCCATCTGGACTACCAGCAGAAAGTAGGCGGGTTTTACAACCGCTACCAGCCGTTTCAGCATGTGGCCCGTCAGGGCGACGCTTCTACGGTCTTTCATTTTCTCAAACATATTTTCGGGGAGCAGATCGAAATGGGCTATGACTACTTCAAGATCTTGCTTGAACGGCCTACCCAGATCCTGCCGATTCTATGTTTGGTCAGTGAAGAACGTGGAACAGGAAAAACGACCTTTCTTCATTTTGTCAAGTCGATTTTTGGAGAGAACATGACCATCAACAGCAATGAAGATTTTCGTTCAAACTTCAACATCGAATGGGCGCAAAAGCTGGTCATAGGAGTCGATGAAACGTTCCTCGACAGAAAGGAAGACTCAGAGCGCATTAAGAACCTGAGCACCGCCCGTTTTTACAAGGTTGAAGCAAAAGGAGTCGACCGGCAGGAAACAGAGTTTTTTGGCAAGTTTATCCTTTGCAGCAACAATGAAGATCATTTCATTATTGCCGAGCCTGGAGAGATTCGGTACTGGGTCAGGAAGGTGCCGCCACTAAAATCAGATAATCACAAATTACTGAATGAGCTTCGAAGCGAGATCCCATTCTTTATCCATTTCCTATCTAGCCGGGACTTTGCCCATCCAAACAGAACAAGGATGTGGTTTACCCCAGAGCAGATCGCCACGCAAGCCCTAAAAAAGCTGCTTAACCAAAATAGGAACAAGCTGGAAGTGGAGATTGCCCACATTTTGCTAACCATATGCGATGAGAAGGATCTTGACGAACTGCGGTTTTGCACAGGAGATGTTCAAGACTGGCTCATAAGAAGCATGTGCGATACAAAGACGTGGTGCAAATTAAACGGGTTCTGCAAAATGCCTGGAAACTTACCCCGGCGAAAAACTCACTAA
- a CDS encoding ThuA domain-containing protein produces MLALSFCLTFQSADAQTPKVNVLVFSKTASFRHESIAAGKTALTKMAKEKGFGVSFTEDASQFNEPNLKKYNTVVFLNTTGDVLTNEQQVAFERYIQAGGGYTGIHAATDTEYDWPWYGQLAGAFFLDHPMIPSNVQKGKFIVTEKNHWATQGMPDEFERTDEFYSFKDISPNIKIVLKIDEKSYTGGKNPDFHPMGWYQEFDGGRSFYTAMGHTDETFSDPLFLNHLYAGIKYTAGGDSPKTVDFSKSRPEENRFTKVILEEKLDEPMELSVLDKDRILFIQRKGEVRLYNAKTKELKNIANIPVSTKYKNKEGKESTGEDGLLGLNKDPNFAQNHWIYLYYSIPEAPKNVLARFEMKGDQLDLATKKVLLEVETQREECCHTGGSIAWDKAGNLYLSTGDNTNPHGSNGYSPSDEREGRSAWDAQKSSANTNDLRGKIIRIKPQPDGTYTIPEGNLFAKGTPQTRPEIFTMGHRNPFRISVDQKTGYVYWGEVGPDAAKPDSSRGPAGHDEVGQARKAGNFGWPHFVGDNMAYNKFDFTASKSLEKWDVAAPTNNSPSNTGLKVLPPAQKAFIWYPYGASKEFPLTGSGGRNAMAGPVFYSDGFRNATNAFPAYYNGKLLTYDWMRGWIMSVTMDQEGNYAAMERFMPSYKFSNPMDMEFAENGDLYMLEYGTGWFSANDDARLIRIEYNGGNRKPQIQMAANKMGGSAPLALKLDAKGTVDADNDMLNYAWKITSKNGFSKQINTPEANLTLTKLGVYKATLTVNDGKGGVNTQSMEITVGNEPPVLSLDMPMGNKSFYAANKPFNYDVKVSDKEDGTLEKGIEADRLAVNIDYLAEGFDKIAIAQGHRSADASAAFAPGKKLIEASDCKACHSVDKKSIGPAYREVSAKYKGDNSAVEKLTKKVIAGGGGVWGETAMAAHPQLSAADASEMVKYILNVTNEKPKEKSMPAKGSYVAKVPAGDKGKGVFIVRAAYEDSGASGLPSLKSEKTLVLKNAKMDMHNFDVYEDMMKISNGGMNLAIASKSGSYVVLKQTDLSGISEVQLQAIAPKPQVNAAGGKVELRLDSPTGPVVGTSEFLEPTEKMDFKPNILSIPIKLAGQPDGKLHDVYLVFTNPKADGHSLMVVLGAEFKLAEISN; encoded by the coding sequence ATGCTCGCTTTGAGTTTTTGCTTGACGTTTCAATCTGCTGACGCGCAAACCCCAAAGGTGAATGTGTTGGTTTTCAGTAAGACCGCTTCTTTCAGGCACGAGTCCATTGCTGCCGGAAAAACAGCATTGACCAAAATGGCTAAAGAGAAGGGTTTCGGTGTCAGCTTCACGGAAGATGCCAGCCAGTTTAACGAACCTAACCTGAAAAAATATAATACTGTCGTTTTTCTAAACACAACAGGTGATGTGCTGACCAATGAGCAGCAAGTTGCGTTTGAGCGATACATTCAGGCGGGCGGAGGTTACACGGGCATACATGCGGCCACTGATACGGAATATGACTGGCCTTGGTATGGACAACTTGCAGGTGCCTTTTTCCTGGATCATCCCATGATACCCAGCAATGTGCAAAAAGGGAAATTCATCGTGACCGAAAAAAATCATTGGGCAACGCAAGGGATGCCGGATGAATTTGAAAGAACGGATGAGTTTTACAGCTTCAAAGACATTTCACCCAATATCAAAATTGTACTTAAAATTGATGAAAAGAGCTATACAGGCGGCAAAAACCCTGATTTTCACCCGATGGGATGGTATCAGGAATTCGACGGCGGCCGCTCGTTTTACACGGCGATGGGACATACGGACGAGACATTCTCTGACCCTCTTTTCCTGAACCATCTGTATGCCGGGATTAAATATACAGCTGGCGGTGATTCACCGAAAACAGTGGATTTCTCCAAATCCCGACCTGAGGAGAACCGCTTTACAAAGGTGATCCTGGAAGAAAAGCTGGATGAACCGATGGAGCTGAGCGTGCTGGACAAAGACAGAATCCTGTTCATTCAGCGTAAAGGAGAAGTGCGGCTTTATAATGCCAAAACGAAAGAATTGAAGAACATTGCCAACATTCCGGTCAGTACGAAGTACAAAAATAAGGAAGGTAAGGAATCGACAGGCGAGGATGGGCTTTTGGGTTTGAACAAAGACCCGAACTTTGCTCAGAATCATTGGATTTACCTATATTATTCCATACCGGAAGCGCCTAAGAATGTGCTGGCAAGGTTTGAAATGAAGGGAGACCAGCTGGATCTTGCAACCAAAAAGGTGCTGCTGGAAGTGGAAACGCAGCGTGAAGAATGCTGCCATACGGGTGGTTCAATTGCCTGGGACAAAGCGGGTAACCTGTATTTATCGACAGGGGATAACACTAACCCACATGGCTCGAATGGTTACAGCCCGAGTGATGAGCGCGAGGGAAGGTCAGCCTGGGATGCGCAGAAATCTTCTGCCAACACAAATGATCTTCGTGGCAAAATCATACGCATTAAGCCACAGCCGGACGGAACTTACACCATTCCGGAAGGCAATCTTTTTGCCAAAGGAACCCCGCAGACGCGGCCGGAAATTTTCACAATGGGTCACAGAAACCCATTCAGGATATCCGTGGACCAGAAAACGGGTTACGTATATTGGGGTGAGGTTGGCCCGGACGCAGCCAAGCCGGATTCCAGCAGAGGACCTGCCGGGCACGATGAAGTAGGACAAGCCCGTAAGGCGGGAAATTTTGGCTGGCCGCATTTTGTGGGAGACAATATGGCATATAATAAGTTTGATTTTACGGCAAGCAAGTCTTTGGAAAAGTGGGACGTTGCTGCGCCTACCAACAATTCGCCGAGCAATACCGGCTTGAAAGTGCTTCCGCCGGCTCAAAAGGCATTTATCTGGTATCCATATGGCGCCTCGAAGGAGTTTCCTTTAACGGGTAGCGGTGGTAGAAATGCAATGGCTGGGCCGGTTTTCTATTCGGATGGGTTCAGAAATGCGACTAATGCATTTCCGGCTTACTATAACGGCAAACTGCTTACTTACGACTGGATGCGCGGCTGGATTATGTCTGTGACGATGGACCAGGAAGGTAATTATGCTGCTATGGAGCGGTTCATGCCAAGCTACAAGTTCTCCAATCCGATGGATATGGAATTTGCGGAAAACGGAGATTTGTATATGCTGGAATACGGAACAGGCTGGTTTTCAGCGAATGATGATGCGCGCTTAATCCGCATTGAATATAACGGTGGCAATCGCAAACCGCAGATCCAGATGGCTGCTAACAAAATGGGCGGCTCTGCACCGCTTGCTTTGAAACTGGATGCAAAAGGAACGGTTGATGCAGACAACGATATGTTGAATTATGCATGGAAAATCACTTCGAAAAATGGTTTCTCAAAGCAGATCAACACGCCGGAAGCGAATTTGACACTTACCAAGCTGGGTGTTTATAAAGCTACTTTGACCGTCAATGATGGTAAAGGCGGCGTCAACACGCAGTCGATGGAAATTACGGTTGGCAACGAGCCGCCGGTATTAAGCCTGGATATGCCAATGGGTAACAAGTCGTTTTATGCTGCCAACAAACCTTTTAATTATGATGTAAAAGTTTCTGACAAAGAAGACGGAACATTGGAAAAAGGCATTGAAGCAGACCGCCTTGCAGTGAACATTGATTACCTGGCCGAAGGTTTTGATAAAATTGCCATTGCGCAGGGACACCGTTCGGCAGATGCCAGCGCCGCATTTGCTCCTGGAAAAAAACTGATCGAAGCCAGTGATTGCAAAGCTTGCCACAGTGTGGATAAAAAGTCGATTGGTCCTGCTTACCGCGAGGTTTCAGCCAAATACAAGGGCGATAATTCGGCCGTTGAGAAGCTGACTAAGAAAGTGATCGCCGGTGGGGGAGGTGTTTGGGGTGAAACGGCCATGGCTGCACATCCCCAGCTTTCAGCGGCGGACGCTTCCGAAATGGTGAAATACATTCTGAATGTGACCAACGAAAAGCCGAAGGAGAAATCAATGCCTGCAAAAGGCAGCTATGTGGCCAAAGTTCCGGCAGGCGATAAAGGCAAGGGCGTTTTCATTGTAAGGGCTGCTTATGAGGATAGTGGTGCAAGCGGCTTGCCATCATTGAAGTCGGAGAAGACGCTTGTGCTGAAAAATGCAAAAATGGATATGCACAATTTCGATGTGTATGAAGACATGATGAAGATATCAAATGGTGGTATGAACCTGGCTATTGCTTCGAAATCAGGATCTTATGTTGTGCTTAAACAAACAGACCTGAGCGGAATTTCGGAGGTGCAGTTGCAAGCCATCGCACCAAAGCCGCAGGTTAATGCTGCCGGTGGAAAAGTAGAGCTGCGGCTCGACAGCCCTACCGGCCCGGTAGTAGGAACGTCCGAATTCCTCGAACCGACCGAAAAAATGGATTTCAAACCAAACATCCTAAGTATTCCAATCAAACTGGCAGGGCAACCGGATGGCAAACTGCACGATGTTTACCTTGTATTTACCAATCCCAAAGCCGATGGACATTCGCTGATGGTTGTGCTTGGAGCGGAGTTTAAGCTTGCGGAAATAAGTAATTAA